In Nitrospirota bacterium, the genomic window CCTCAGAGGAGATACCCTCCATCATATCACCGTCGCTTAATATGCCGTAAATGTAATAATCTACGATTGGAAATCCTGTCCTGTTAAACATTTCAGAGAGATATCTTTGGGCAATAGCCATGCCCACGCCAGTTGCAAAGCCTTGACCCAATGGGCCTGTGGTAGTCTCTATGCCATGTTGGAGACAGTATTCGGGATGCCCTGGTGTGTTACTGTTCCATTGCCTGAAACTCTTTATGTCCTCAAGCGATATAGGATAGCCTGTAAGATGTAGAAGGCTATAAAGGAGCATCGAGCCATGTCCTGCTGAAAGGATAAACCTGTCTCTGTTTTGCCATTTTGGGTTTTTAGGGTTATGCCTTAGGCATTTCATCCAGACAACATAAGCCATGGCAGAATCCCCCATTGGCATGCCCGGATGCCCTGACTTTGCTTTTTCAACTGCATCCACAGAAAGCAGGCTGATTGTGTTTATCGAAAGTTTGTCGATTTCGGTCATTGCACCTCCATTTTGGGATTAAAGATTTCGAATTTTAAAATTATCTCATACAGGCTCTTAGGAATTCAAGGTTAATCTCAGGAGTGCCTTGTCCTCTTTTCATTCAGACCTCCATTTTGTCTTTTCTGTCACCCTGAACTTGATTCAGGGTCTAATGTCTTTGCTTTACTTTAATAGGGGGAGGGGGGGTAGTCTAACCTATTGATTTTAAACGATTCCTGCTTTAGTTTTGCTTTACTACTAAAGCAAATCAGCATCCTTACCTCTCCTCTTTCGTCTTCCTGAGCTTGTCGAAGGGTCTCCTTCCCCTTATAAACTATAGTTAGATAATAAACTATTGAAATCTATTTGTCAAGTAAAAAATGAACTATGGTTTCCTCTGTTGGCACTTTCTATCAAATCTCCCCTTTCCCCTCCGACCCTCCCCCTTGAGGGGGGGAGGGTGCGGGTGGGGGTGAAATAAAAGAGTGATACAAAAATATTTTTAATCACCCTCCCCAAACCCCTCCCCTCAAGGGAGAGGATAAAAAAGGAAGTCTCCTTCGATGCCGATGCTTCGGCAGAAGAATATCGTATTTCCCTCTATTAAGAGGGGTCAGGGGTGTGTAATCCCCTCTCCCCTTGCGGGAGAGGGCGAGGGTGAGGGGGATATAACTTGTCTCATATGTCCTGAACCCATACATCCCCTTGACAGAAAAGAGGAGTCTGCTTAAGATAATGCAACCGGAGTCCTTCCTACTTCAACAACTTACAGGGACATCATCTTTTTGAAGGCATCTCTGATACCCATACAATCTAAGGCTTAAATTTGTTATAATTTGTTGTAAACTAAGAAAGGAGCAGTTATGAGCAAAAAGGAACTCCTTATAAGCGAGCTTGGAAAAGTTCCAGAGCCTTTTCTTGATGAGGTCTTAGATTTTGTCCAATTTTTAAAAACAAAAATAATCAAGGAAAGGCTTGCTCTTGCCATTGCAAGTGAATCATCCCTTAAGAAAGATTGGCTTAGACCTGAGGAAGATAAGGCGTGGCAGGGTTTATAAAAGGTGATGTCGTTGTTGTCCCATTTCCCTTCTCTGACTTAACCCAAGCCAAAAGGCGTCCTGCTTTGGTTATTACTGCATTAGAAGGAGATGACTTGATTCTTTGTCAGATAACCAGTCAATCCGTCAAAGACAATTATGCAATCTCACTTGATGATAAAGATTTTGAGACAGGCAGTTTAAAACAGTCAAGTAATGTGAGACCTAATCGTTTATTCACAGCAGATAATCATATTGTTTTGTATAAAGTCGGCAATCTTACAGCAGAGAAGCTTAAAGAAATTATTAAAAGAGTAATTGAAATCATACAGAATTAACCTGTCCCAAACAGTTCTCAAATTCATATTGTAGTAGGCTCCCCTCTGAAAAATCCTACCCTTTATTAACTCGTTTCAGCATCTAAGAAAATCAGCATGTTATGAGACCCTGAAATAAATTCAGGGAAGTGGAAAAGTTGACAAAGACAAAGTAGTTGAGGTAACCTTTTTATCTAAGCTGTTATGGGCCTGTATGGCGAATCACTGTTTTATAGGGCCTATAGCTCAGATGGTTAGAGCGCGCGCCTGATAAGCGCGAGGTCAGTGGTTCGATCCCACTTAGGCCCATGTATAACCGACGGGGGTGTAGCTCAGTTGGGAGAGCGCCTGCTTTGCAAGCAGGAGGTCATCGGTTCGAGCCCGTTCACCTCCACTGTTGATTTATTATTTTTTAAATGATACTATATAAATAGAAGAAAGTTTCCGGTGGCGATGCCGGTGGGGAAACACCCGTTCCCATCTCGAACACGGAAGTTAAGCCCACCAGGGCCGATGATACTATGACCGCGAGGTTCTGGGAAAGTAGGTCGCCGCCGGATTTAATTTTTTATCCCAATGCTTCGGGACAAACAATCGCGGGGTGGAGCAGTCTGGTAGCTTGTCGGGCTCATAACCCGAAGGTCGGAGGTTCAAATCCTCCCCCCGCCACTCTTTTTATAACAATGGCAATCAGTATCTTTTTGATGCTGAATTATAGAACAATTTGACAAACCACCTGCCTTCCATTTATTGTTAAATCTATGAGGCTTCCTGATTGGATGCTTCCTGATTGGATAAGGACAAGATATAGCTATGAGGGCATTCATGATATGAAGCATCTACTCCGCAGATATGGGCTTTCTACTGTTTGCGAGGAGGCAAGATGCCCGAATAAGTCAGAGTGCTTTAGAAAGCCCACTGCCACATTCATGATATTAGGGAGTCTTTGCACAAGAGGGTGTAGCTTTTGCTCTGTAGATAAAGGACTGCCTTTTCCACCAGAGACCGATGAGCCTTTGAGGGTTTCACTTGCCGCTAAAGAGATGGGACTTAAATATATAGTGCTTACATCCCCTACGAGGGATGACCTTTTCGATGGAGGTGCAGGGCATTTTAGAGATACAGTTTTAGAGGTTAAAAGGCATATCTCCTTTGCAAAGGTTGAGGTATTAACCCCTGATTTCATGGGCTCTATGGATTCCTTAAGGACGGTCATTAGCTCATGCCCCGATGTCTTTAATCATAATGTGGAAACGGTTCCCAGTCTTTACCCTGAGGTGAGGCATCAGGCTAACTATGAAAGGTCACTTAATCTTCTTTATGAGGCAAAAAAACTTAAGCCACATATAAAGACAAAATCCGGACTGATGCTCGGATTTGGAGAGAGTTTCGATGAGGTGCTTGGCGTTTTCCATGACTTGAAAAGTGCAGGTTGTGAGATGATTACCATAGGGCAGTATCTACAGCCCTCTAAGAGAAACCTTCCTGTAAAGGAATATGTATTGCCCAAGACATTTGAAAGACTGAAAGATTTGGCTTTAGATATGGGCTTTAACTCTGTAGCTTCCTCACCATTAGTGAGAAGCTCGATGAACGCAGAAGAGGTATTTAGCAATGTCGCTTTTTGATTTTTGGCGCATTAAGAGACTTCCTCCTTATGTGTTTGCAATAGTAAATAACCTCAAGGCTGAGGCAAGAAAAATGGGCGAGGATATAATTGACTTAGGAATGGGAAACCCTGACCTTCCTCCGCCAGAGCATGTCATAGGGAAGCTCTGCGAGGCCGCAAAAAACCCGAAAAACCATAGGTACTCTGCATCTAAAGGCATAACACAATTAAGGGTTGCACACACCGAGTGGTATAAAAAAAGGTTCGATGTAGACATTGACCCTGAAACAGAATCCGTTGTAACAATAGGCTCAAAAGAAGGGCTTTCGCATCTCATATTAGCGACTGTTCAGCCAGGAGATGTGGTTATGACCCCAACGCCTGCTTACCCGATACACCCGTATAGCGTGATAATAGCAGGCGGAGAGGTAACGAATGTGCCAATTGGTCCAGGCATAGATTTCTTTTTTGAGCTTGAGCAAGCATACAAAAAGACATGGCCAAGGCCAAAGATACTTATAATAAACTTTCCGCATAATCCAACAACAGAGGTTGTCGAAGGGCTTGATTTTTTTAAGAAGGTAGTGGACTTTGCAAAGGAAAACAAGGTAATAGTTATACATGATTTTGCATATGCAGACTTAGTGTTTGACGGTTATAAGGCACCGAGTTTTCTTCAAGTAGAAGGGGCAAAGGACATTGGGGTTGAGTTTTTCTCCCTAACGAAAAGCTATTCCATGGCAGGCTGGAGGGTGGGTTTTTGCGCAGGCAACAAAGAGGTTGTTGGTGCCCTTATAAAGATAAAGAGCTATCTGGACTACGGTATGTTTCAGCCAATACAAATAGCAAGCATAGTAGCTTTGAGAGGTCCTCAGGACTGTGTGGAGGGATATAGAAAGACCTATCAGTCAAGAAGAAACGAGCTTATAAAGGGGCTAAAAAAGGCTGGCTGGGATGTCCCTCCACCAAAGGCAACTATGTTTGTCTGGGCAGAAATACCTGAGCCATTTAAAAAGCTCGGCTCACTTGAATTCTGCAAATTCCTCATTAAAGAGGCAGGTGTTGCAGTCTCCCCTGGGATTGGATTTGGAGAGGGCGGAGATGGCTTCGTGAGATTTGCCCTCGTTGAAAACGAGCATAGAATCAAACAGGCGGTAAAGGGGATAAAAAAGGCATTGAAAAAGGGGATTTGAAAAAGTTTGAAGGCTTTATTTATACCCTCGGCTTTGCCAGAACCTCAAGCACCTTCAGCTCAAGAAATCTCTTAGATGTGGAAGACTTTATAACTAACACACTGTCAGCGCCCCTTGCTGTGCCTGCAACAGCTAAAATTTCCTCTCCTTCAGGTATGAGCCCTGCATCAACTGCCATCATCACGCATTCACAGCAGACCTTTGGGCCTTCGCCAAATCTTCTGAGGCTCTGGGCAACTATGTGGGTTAGATAACTTCCACTGAATTTTCCCGAAAACGCAGTATCTATAGAATGGGTAAGCATCGTGCCTGTAAATACATTTGCACCAAAGCCCTTTATCTTTTCCCTGACATCATCAGGCATCTCCGATATGT contains:
- a CDS encoding aminotransferase class I/II-fold pyridoxal phosphate-dependent enzyme, producing the protein MSLFDFWRIKRLPPYVFAIVNNLKAEARKMGEDIIDLGMGNPDLPPPEHVIGKLCEAAKNPKNHRYSASKGITQLRVAHTEWYKKRFDVDIDPETESVVTIGSKEGLSHLILATVQPGDVVMTPTPAYPIHPYSVIIAGGEVTNVPIGPGIDFFFELEQAYKKTWPRPKILIINFPHNPTTEVVEGLDFFKKVVDFAKENKVIVIHDFAYADLVFDGYKAPSFLQVEGAKDIGVEFFSLTKSYSMAGWRVGFCAGNKEVVGALIKIKSYLDYGMFQPIQIASIVALRGPQDCVEGYRKTYQSRRNELIKGLKKAGWDVPPPKATMFVWAEIPEPFKKLGSLEFCKFLIKEAGVAVSPGIGFGEGGDGFVRFALVENEHRIKQAVKGIKKALKKGI
- a CDS encoding type II toxin-antitoxin system PemK/MazF family toxin; translation: MAGFIKGDVVVVPFPFSDLTQAKRRPALVITALEGDDLILCQITSQSVKDNYAISLDDKDFETGSLKQSSNVRPNRLFTADNHIVLYKVGNLTAEKLKEIIKRVIEIIQN
- the lipA gene encoding lipoyl synthase, with product MLPDWIRTRYSYEGIHDMKHLLRRYGLSTVCEEARCPNKSECFRKPTATFMILGSLCTRGCSFCSVDKGLPFPPETDEPLRVSLAAKEMGLKYIVLTSPTRDDLFDGGAGHFRDTVLEVKRHISFAKVEVLTPDFMGSMDSLRTVISSCPDVFNHNVETVPSLYPEVRHQANYERSLNLLYEAKKLKPHIKTKSGLMLGFGESFDEVLGVFHDLKSAGCEMITIGQYLQPSKRNLPVKEYVLPKTFERLKDLALDMGFNSVASSPLVRSSMNAEEVFSNVAF
- a CDS encoding DUF2281 domain-containing protein — encoded protein: MSKKELLISELGKVPEPFLDEVLDFVQFLKTKIIKERLALAIASESSLKKDWLRPEEDKAWQGL